Proteins encoded together in one Catellatospora citrea window:
- a CDS encoding LCP family protein: MVAKRWRTAARWARWSVLGGTALMLLSGASLVTVDRVIARYEGAIHKEDLFGDESGRQAPPRPEDIRGPLNILLAGIDPRHDDPFWIPRADSILVMHIPAGLDRGYLFSLPRDLLVAIPPFAKSGYGGNPADKLAHAMYFGSMVPGDRRANHAQGFELLAATVSQYTGIARFDAGAIIDFSGFKDVIDALGGIDMTVDERVASIHLEPDGDPRDRGPGSTGYVGEQMVYEPGLRHFKGWQALDYARQRYVTGGDYARQRHQQQLVRAMISKAFSDDVLTDPVQMDTVLRAAGQSLTFSGRGHSVIDWAFALQDLRPGTVHMMKLSGGGVGRYVVDKGKDDDEGDDGGGDDGGDDGDDGGGDDDDGDDGDDGDKKDDKKKKSKPKMKYQYLGEQLDGYARQFLASVAAGSVENFVAFHPEMLSK; the protein is encoded by the coding sequence ATGGTGGCGAAACGGTGGCGTACGGCGGCGCGGTGGGCACGCTGGAGCGTGCTGGGCGGTACGGCACTGATGCTGCTCAGCGGCGCCTCCCTGGTCACCGTGGACCGGGTGATCGCGCGCTACGAGGGCGCGATCCACAAGGAGGACCTCTTCGGCGACGAGTCCGGCCGCCAGGCGCCGCCGCGGCCCGAGGACATCAGGGGACCGCTCAACATCCTGCTGGCGGGCATCGACCCGCGGCACGACGACCCGTTCTGGATCCCGCGGGCCGACTCGATCCTGGTCATGCACATCCCCGCGGGCCTGGACCGCGGCTACCTGTTCTCGCTGCCCCGGGACCTGCTGGTGGCCATCCCGCCGTTCGCGAAGTCCGGCTACGGCGGCAACCCCGCGGACAAGCTCGCGCACGCGATGTACTTCGGCTCGATGGTGCCCGGCGACCGGCGCGCCAACCACGCCCAGGGCTTCGAGCTGCTGGCCGCGACGGTCAGCCAGTACACCGGGATCGCCCGGTTCGACGCCGGGGCGATCATCGACTTCAGCGGCTTCAAGGACGTCATCGACGCGCTCGGCGGGATCGACATGACGGTCGACGAGCGGGTCGCCTCGATCCACCTGGAGCCCGACGGCGATCCCCGGGACCGGGGCCCCGGCAGCACCGGCTACGTCGGCGAGCAGATGGTCTACGAGCCGGGCCTGCGCCACTTCAAGGGCTGGCAGGCGCTGGACTACGCCCGGCAGCGCTACGTGACCGGCGGCGACTACGCCCGCCAGCGGCACCAGCAGCAGCTGGTCCGCGCGATGATCTCCAAGGCGTTCAGCGACGACGTGCTGACCGACCCGGTGCAGATGGACACCGTGCTGCGGGCGGCCGGGCAGTCGCTCACCTTCAGCGGCCGCGGGCACAGCGTGATCGACTGGGCCTTCGCGTTGCAGGACCTGCGCCCCGGCACCGTGCACATGATGAAGCTGTCCGGGGGCGGAGTGGGCCGCTACGTCGTCGACAAGGGCAAGGACGACGACGAGGGCGACGACGGCGGCGGCGACGACGGCGGCGATGACGGCGACGACGGCGGTGGGGACGACGACGACGGCGACGACGGGGACGACGGCGACAAGAAGGACGACAAGAAGAAGAAGTCCAAGCCCAAGATGAAGTACCAGTACCTGGGCGAGCAGCTGGACGGCTATGCCCGCCAGTTCCTCGCCTCGGTCGCCGCCGGCTCGGTCGAGAACTTCGTGGCGTTCCA